Proteins found in one Paenibacillus sp. FSL R10-2782 genomic segment:
- a CDS encoding GDSL-type esterase/lipase family protein codes for MGYHYTAIGDSLTTGAGTLLTGGFVPIYRRMAEARLRTPVSYENLGINGLTSQELLSLIRNNPLFRSALNAAELITVTIGGNDLRPYVSALAGGSGSSASSIPQAVNRTKEHVRQIVHALYQIKSGQREPFIIRMVGLYNPLPGVREAGIYVRQYNSFLATLGGPNYRVANIYPAFEGNERELLSLDRVHPNSRGYRVIAEELNRLGYSPLR; via the coding sequence ATGGGTTACCACTATACGGCTATAGGAGATTCATTAACGACAGGTGCCGGGACGCTGCTGACTGGCGGATTTGTGCCTATCTATCGACGAATGGCGGAAGCACGTCTTCGTACTCCAGTCAGTTACGAGAATTTGGGAATCAACGGACTGACATCGCAGGAACTGCTGTCTTTGATCCGCAACAATCCGCTCTTTCGGTCGGCGTTGAACGCGGCTGAACTCATAACGGTGACGATCGGCGGGAATGATCTGCGTCCATACGTCAGCGCCCTTGCTGGAGGCTCCGGTTCGTCTGCATCGTCCATTCCGCAAGCGGTGAACCGCACAAAAGAACATGTACGCCAAATCGTACATGCCCTGTATCAGATAAAATCCGGCCAGCGTGAGCCATTTATCATTCGAATGGTGGGGTTGTATAATCCTTTGCCGGGCGTGCGGGAGGCGGGGATATATGTACGCCAATATAACTCATTTCTCGCTACGCTGGGCGGTCCAAATTACCGGGTGGCGAACATTTACCCTGCGTTTGAGGGCAACGAACGGGAGCTGCTCTCGCTGGATCGGGTGCATCCGAACAGTCGCGGCTATCGCGTCATTGCGGAGGAGCTGAATCGGCTTGGATATTCGCCATTACGGTGA
- a CDS encoding helix-turn-helix domain-containing protein, translating into MKKITSDDIIYAALSLFSEKGYDATSVDEIARESGMVKASFYKYFQSKEELLLGTIVLIEKLLDADIKELYLKHQLPSREKLRQLNLIALGRIYKNKVHLLVYSVPLIGSKEEKIAQAIDRVEHHLSNVMVDFLIDAYGESINDYAYDIGFVVKSIIINSFRMSDSELSWTEHQTLAEFIVSITDMLAQSMLSPDVQHQIMWGRDSGFHEDSDQIWTKGRQIAHVLQHMDAVLKQIELDEAIQNEHMQILSRLQGELSEQNVETAHVKALLLFLEQLPELQEDCTKLKAILEV; encoded by the coding sequence ATGAAAAAAATAACGAGCGATGATATTATATATGCCGCCCTTTCCCTGTTTTCAGAAAAGGGATACGATGCCACCTCGGTCGATGAGATTGCCCGCGAAAGCGGGATGGTGAAGGCTTCCTTTTATAAATACTTTCAAAGTAAAGAAGAGTTGCTGCTGGGGACAATCGTCCTGATTGAAAAACTTCTTGATGCAGATATTAAAGAACTTTATTTGAAGCACCAGCTACCTTCCCGTGAAAAGTTGAGACAACTGAATTTGATTGCGCTGGGCCGGATTTATAAGAATAAAGTTCATTTGCTGGTATACTCCGTCCCTTTAATCGGTTCCAAGGAAGAAAAAATCGCACAAGCTATTGACCGTGTTGAACACCATTTATCTAACGTGATGGTTGATTTCTTAATTGATGCTTATGGAGAGTCCATAAATGACTATGCGTACGATATTGGGTTTGTCGTCAAAAGCATTATTATCAATTCCTTCCGAATGAGCGATTCAGAGCTGTCCTGGACGGAACATCAAACACTGGCTGAATTTATCGTCAGCATTACGGATATGCTGGCACAAAGTATGCTGAGCCCTGATGTTCAACATCAAATCATGTGGGGCCGCGATTCCGGATTCCATGAAGATTCTGATCAAATCTGGACCAAAGGAAGACAAATCGCCCATGTGCTTCAACATATGGACGCAGTCTTGAAACAAATCGAATTAGATGAAGCAATCCAGAATGAACATATGCAAATACTAAGCAGGCTACAGGGGGAGCTTTCGGAACAAAACGTGGAAACTGCCCACGTTAAAGCACTCCTCCTTTTTTTGGAGCAGCTACCCGAGTTACAGGAAGACTGTACCAAGCTGAAAGCTATTTTGGAAGTTTAA
- a CDS encoding efflux RND transporter permease subunit: protein MIAYFIRKKKLTLFIFIMVIVAGLYSVSQLPRQETPDIIKKTAVVTTLYPGATPQKVEQTVTKPLEQKMKEINHIKKISSTSENGLSTIIIETKGNANAKEAWDTLRKKINDAQSSLPTDAQKPVVNDDLNKVFIHSYAITGDSIEQLYELNDMVKSWKDQLKTIPGVSEVTIKGLPDQEVQIQIDAQKLQQYHISWEQLMSAVQKENEQYPIGNLDYNERTYRMNVTQSKNAQDLSKVIISRTDSGAPVYLSDVGTILLTHNTSSYMAFFNGKPAITLTINGNTGSDVDTIYSKVNKEMQLLKPDLPNTFQLNTLFSQTERIDHIFHGLTRELLFAIAAVVIVCTLGLNLITSSFVALAIPISIAIGLIILPMLGITLNQVTVIGLIIVMGILVDDAVVVNDNIERRMMTLGESPKIAALNGTKEVSISILTATLATVASFAPLFFLSGDAGSLIKPLPFAVIFTLLASMLMSFTVIPIFREWYGQRSQKTPNSTMKPPGLLGKQIDALRNVYVSELIPKVIKRPALYASLGLLISTTLYGVLALIPIDLFPRTNDPELSINVRMPIGTSIEETKRVTEDIAKWVKQQPHVETISYAAGGDAPPLFQDMTADAKTGTTVGQIAIVGEEGAFDPDEMADKWPSILKDRYQGQSISLKIAKVGVPLGKPISIRILGNDVDQLRSLSQQLKEGIMATRGTQDIQDNMENEGYTLDFQINKQAMDQYQISNNDLTRTLLLMGNGVSFSRFDTGKDLINIKLKLSQTDQNPEILFQQLNVTNANGVQIPLSQLAELKPSFATQKINHYNLKRSITVEAEVHGRTASEVMKDVKLKLQDIKFPPGYTWEIGGEISGQDDILSEIGWLYVVVILLIFMLIFLQFYSFSTPLIILTTVYMAAAGGFLGLFILNTPVTFMGVLGLMTLAGIVVRNGIVLIEFIEDARREEIELKEAIIAATKARFRPILLTSLTAIVGLIPIALIGELMFRPLAYTIMFGLMYSTILTMFVVPSLYMVIARWKLKRQSKKLGVQ from the coding sequence ATGATTGCATATTTTATCCGAAAGAAAAAACTGACCCTCTTCATTTTTATCATGGTGATTGTTGCCGGGCTGTATAGTGTCTCTCAACTTCCCCGGCAGGAAACGCCGGATATTATCAAGAAAACCGCTGTGGTCACGACCCTCTACCCTGGAGCTACACCCCAAAAGGTAGAACAAACGGTCACGAAGCCTTTGGAACAAAAAATGAAAGAAATCAATCATATTAAAAAGATTTCTTCTACATCTGAAAATGGACTTTCGACGATTATCATTGAGACCAAAGGCAATGCCAATGCTAAGGAAGCCTGGGATACATTACGCAAAAAAATAAACGATGCCCAGTCTTCTCTGCCCACAGATGCTCAAAAGCCTGTCGTTAACGATGATTTGAATAAAGTATTTATCCATTCCTACGCCATCACGGGGGACTCTATAGAGCAATTGTATGAACTAAATGATATGGTGAAATCGTGGAAGGATCAATTAAAAACCATTCCCGGTGTATCGGAAGTAACAATTAAGGGATTACCCGATCAAGAGGTTCAGATTCAGATTGATGCTCAAAAGCTACAGCAGTACCATATCAGTTGGGAACAGCTCATGAGTGCAGTGCAGAAGGAAAATGAGCAATATCCGATAGGCAATCTGGATTACAATGAACGTACGTACCGAATGAATGTAACGCAGTCCAAGAATGCTCAGGATTTGAGTAAAGTCATTATTTCCAGAACGGACAGCGGCGCTCCTGTGTATCTCAGTGATGTGGGCACCATATTGCTTACACATAACACCAGCAGCTATATGGCCTTTTTTAACGGTAAACCAGCTATTACACTGACGATTAACGGTAATACCGGCTCTGACGTAGACACGATTTATAGCAAAGTAAATAAAGAGATGCAGTTGTTAAAACCAGATCTGCCTAATACGTTTCAACTGAATACGTTATTTTCACAGACCGAGCGGATTGATCATATTTTTCATGGCTTGACCCGTGAATTGCTGTTTGCCATTGCGGCGGTTGTGATCGTATGTACATTGGGCTTGAATCTGATTACATCCTCTTTTGTGGCACTGGCTATTCCTATTTCAATCGCCATAGGTCTCATTATTCTCCCTATGCTCGGAATAACATTGAATCAGGTTACGGTCATTGGCTTAATTATTGTAATGGGGATTCTAGTCGATGATGCTGTGGTGGTTAATGATAATATTGAGCGCAGGATGATGACCTTGGGTGAGAGTCCCAAGATAGCTGCATTAAATGGAACAAAAGAAGTTTCCATTTCCATTTTGACCGCAACTCTGGCAACTGTAGCCTCCTTTGCCCCGCTGTTCTTTTTATCAGGCGATGCAGGCTCCCTTATAAAACCATTACCGTTTGCTGTTATCTTTACGTTATTGGCTTCCATGCTCATGTCCTTTACCGTCATCCCAATCTTTAGAGAATGGTATGGACAACGAAGTCAAAAAACGCCCAACTCCACCATGAAGCCGCCGGGACTGCTGGGCAAACAAATTGATGCTCTTCGTAACGTATATGTCAGTGAGCTGATTCCCAAAGTCATCAAGCGACCTGCATTGTATGCTTCATTAGGATTATTGATTAGTACCACGCTGTACGGTGTACTTGCTCTGATTCCGATCGACCTGTTCCCCAGAACCAACGATCCGGAATTAAGCATTAATGTGCGTATGCCTATAGGTACTTCTATAGAAGAAACCAAGCGGGTCACCGAGGATATTGCCAAATGGGTGAAGCAGCAGCCTCATGTGGAAACGATCAGTTATGCGGCTGGCGGCGACGCCCCCCCGTTGTTTCAAGATATGACCGCTGACGCCAAAACAGGCACAACCGTGGGGCAGATTGCTATTGTTGGGGAAGAAGGTGCATTTGATCCCGATGAAATGGCAGACAAATGGCCCTCCATCTTAAAGGATCGTTATCAGGGTCAATCCATTTCCTTGAAAATAGCCAAAGTGGGGGTGCCTCTCGGTAAGCCGATCTCCATTCGGATTTTAGGCAATGATGTAGATCAGTTGCGTTCGTTGTCACAGCAGTTAAAAGAAGGCATTATGGCTACCAGAGGAACACAGGACATACAAGACAATATGGAAAATGAAGGCTATACGCTGGATTTCCAAATCAATAAACAAGCGATGGATCAATATCAGATTAGCAATAATGATCTGACACGTACACTCTTGTTAATGGGTAATGGCGTGAGCTTTAGCCGATTTGATACGGGGAAAGATTTGATAAATATTAAGCTGAAGCTAAGCCAAACCGATCAAAATCCTGAAATTTTGTTTCAGCAATTGAATGTGACCAATGCCAATGGTGTTCAGATCCCTTTATCTCAATTGGCTGAGTTGAAGCCATCCTTTGCAACACAAAAAATTAACCATTATAATTTAAAGCGTTCGATTACTGTTGAAGCTGAAGTTCACGGGCGTACAGCTTCCGAAGTCATGAAGGATGTCAAGCTTAAATTGCAGGACATTAAATTTCCTCCAGGCTACACTTGGGAAATTGGCGGCGAGATTTCAGGACAAGATGACATTTTATCAGAAATAGGATGGTTATATGTTGTCGTCATACTATTAATCTTCATGCTGATCTTTTTGCAATTTTATTCGTTCTCAACCCCACTTATCATCTTGACTACCGTGTATATGGCGGCTGCGGGTGGATTCCTCGGCTTGTTCATTCTGAACACACCGGTCACTTTTATGGGGGTGCTGGGATTGATGACCTTGGCAGGTATTGTCGTACGGAACGGTATTGTGCTGATCGAGTTTATAGAGGATGCAAGACGCGAAGAGATCGAACTGAAAGAGGCGATTATTGCAGCGACCAAAGCGCGCTTCCGCCCCATACTGCTTACTTCGCTGACAGCCATTGTCGGTCTGATACCGATTGCTCTAATTGGGGAACTTATGTTTAGACCTCTGGCGTATACCATTATGTTTGGATTGATGTACTCGACCATTCTTACGATGTTTGTGGTTCCGTCCCTGTATATGGTTATTGCCCGCTGGAAATTAAAAAGACAGAGCAAAAAATTGGGGGTACAATGA
- a CDS encoding efflux RND transporter periplasmic adaptor subunit codes for MLKHSLYISAIFILLFTSACSSTGSSDHEAAEQQNQKVEAMIVKKEPLSASFDLSGTLQPYEDTSVSFELSGLIRDTVVNVGDSVSQGQILTKLDPSSYQLQLEQANATIFEAQAGIKNATAAISSADASIQSADAQKAAAQAGVNKVNKGAREQEKAQVRTKVQRAQSALTKVQATAERTKLLYDQGAATKNDYENVQLALTNATKDLEDAQEALSLIQEGATLEDRQSAASSLQQAQAGKESAIAAKEQAVASKDNSAAAYQQAVIAKKQAELALSKTALKAPISGVILEKKATVGQLASAGQPVYRIGQIDKLKVLLPVPDHEITNWKQGQTVQLQLYDENREGTVSKIYPATNTNTGSINVEVIVPNTQRDWAPGQVVKAGRQLTQSEQILLPAKAVINNGTDTFVYKVVNNKALKTIVNVGQMSNNKLEITKGLNVGDRVVTTGVNLIYNGLPLQVTEGTSK; via the coding sequence TTGTTGAAACACAGTCTCTACATATCTGCTATATTCATTCTTCTGTTCACCTCAGCTTGCTCATCTACAGGATCGAGTGATCATGAAGCAGCAGAACAACAAAACCAAAAGGTTGAAGCAATGATCGTTAAAAAAGAGCCACTGTCTGCGTCTTTTGACCTTTCAGGCACACTACAGCCCTATGAGGATACCTCTGTATCTTTTGAGTTATCTGGACTAATACGCGACACAGTTGTCAATGTGGGAGACTCCGTATCCCAAGGGCAGATATTAACGAAGCTTGATCCATCCAGCTATCAGCTACAACTGGAGCAAGCGAATGCGACTATTTTTGAAGCACAAGCAGGTATCAAAAATGCTACAGCCGCCATTTCAAGCGCAGATGCCTCCATCCAATCCGCTGATGCGCAAAAGGCAGCAGCTCAGGCCGGAGTTAACAAAGTGAATAAAGGAGCCAGAGAGCAGGAAAAAGCGCAGGTGCGCACCAAAGTGCAAAGAGCACAATCCGCTTTGACTAAAGTACAGGCTACTGCTGAACGCACCAAGCTTTTATATGATCAGGGAGCTGCAACCAAAAACGATTATGAAAATGTGCAGCTCGCTTTGACCAATGCCACCAAGGACCTGGAGGATGCACAAGAAGCCCTCTCCTTAATCCAGGAGGGAGCAACATTAGAAGATCGGCAATCGGCAGCATCCAGTTTACAGCAAGCCCAAGCCGGGAAAGAATCTGCCATCGCCGCGAAGGAACAGGCCGTAGCCTCCAAAGATAACTCTGCTGCGGCATACCAGCAAGCGGTCATTGCCAAAAAGCAGGCCGAGCTTGCCCTCTCCAAGACAGCTTTAAAAGCACCGATTTCCGGCGTTATTCTGGAGAAAAAAGCAACCGTCGGACAATTGGCGAGCGCTGGACAACCGGTATATCGTATCGGACAAATCGACAAGCTCAAGGTGCTGCTCCCTGTTCCCGATCATGAAATCACGAACTGGAAACAAGGTCAGACCGTCCAGCTTCAACTGTACGATGAGAACAGAGAAGGAACGGTCAGCAAAATTTATCCGGCCACCAACACCAATACGGGCAGTATCAACGTGGAAGTGATTGTTCCTAACACCCAGCGTGATTGGGCCCCGGGACAAGTCGTAAAGGCAGGCCGCCAACTGACCCAGAGTGAGCAAATTTTGCTCCCGGCCAAGGCTGTCATTAATAACGGTACAGATACCTTTGTCTATAAAGTGGTGAACAACAAGGCGCTAAAAACCATCGTGAATGTCGGTCAGATGTCCAACAACAAGCTCGAAATTACCAAGGGGCTGAATGTCGGGGATCGTGTGGTTACGACCGGAGTAAACCTGATCTATAATGGACTTCCTCTTCAGGTCACGGAGGGAACCAGCAAATGA
- a CDS encoding tetratricopeptide repeat protein, which translates to MIGKFLIFSLLWSLLGNPFLALLVLLIVIYILDRSFVGVLPSISKPWKRRRNAARLRQQIALNTNDVAAKFDLARIWIESKKYHQALELLLDIESRYEDSADYWNARGTAEVHTGHIEDGEAHLLKALDINPRVQYGEPYLHLAAAFKERDVNKSLHYLQQFQEIQSSSSEGYYLTGLMYRLLGRKEEATTAFNQSIAVYRSLPKYRKRSERKWAVRSLFRKLIG; encoded by the coding sequence ATGATCGGGAAATTTTTAATTTTCTCTCTATTATGGAGCTTGCTCGGCAACCCGTTTCTGGCGTTGCTCGTACTGCTGATTGTGATCTATATATTGGATCGCAGCTTTGTCGGTGTATTGCCCAGCATCAGCAAGCCATGGAAAAGAAGGCGCAATGCTGCCCGGCTGCGTCAACAGATCGCTTTAAATACCAATGATGTGGCTGCCAAGTTCGATCTGGCTCGTATTTGGATCGAGAGCAAGAAATACCATCAGGCTTTGGAGCTGCTGCTGGACATCGAGTCCCGCTATGAGGACTCCGCAGATTATTGGAACGCACGGGGAACGGCTGAGGTACATACGGGGCACATCGAAGATGGAGAAGCGCATTTGCTGAAAGCACTGGACATTAACCCGCGGGTACAATACGGCGAACCCTATTTGCATTTAGCCGCAGCTTTCAAGGAACGTGATGTAAATAAGTCGCTTCACTATCTTCAGCAATTTCAGGAAATTCAGTCCTCTTCCAGCGAAGGCTATTATCTGACAGGCTTGATGTATCGTTTGCTGGGACGCAAGGAGGAGGCCACGACAGCCTTTAACCAGTCGATTGCCGTCTACCGCTCCCTGCCCAAATACCGCAAACGAAGTGAGCGCAAGTGGGCTGTACGCAGCCTATTCCGTAAATTAATCGGCTAA
- a CDS encoding XRE family transcriptional regulator — MLDNNKKHPVTPFGWTIKQKLVERQLDQKTFCETYQIPPSRLSNLIHGTRKAKRHRKIVSQILGIQDES; from the coding sequence ATGTTGGACAATAATAAAAAACACCCTGTAACGCCCTTCGGATGGACGATCAAGCAGAAGCTTGTGGAAAGGCAACTGGATCAGAAAACGTTTTGTGAGACGTACCAAATTCCGCCTTCTCGTCTGTCGAATCTCATTCATGGTACAAGAAAAGCCAAACGACACAGGAAAATAGTATCCCAAATACTTGGCATTCAGGACGAGTCATAG
- a CDS encoding DNA-binding protein, translated as MEQAIVIRSEIRKCMQEKGFTLGGFSKATEIRGSYLSLLLNHDPHKYPLPLRHFDSMIQALGKPEGWMYECYVEECFITGKPDRRRVEPFLLRCAELGKTACIERVLSRLIENLSQISTVFEIAEKVHAAGNQQGAVPFYECVAEHEKHQHSETLAISQYRLFRAALGQDLQKNRDAATRFLQFRNRLPVHFQLDGLLQLANTYYTLSDWKRMGECADELIVLAKVVYQEQNQRKGSKREKTPLNTERHLVVYYGQGYLLKATEYEKQGFYEDSRKYIDGYSDLSWFKDLNIIGTEEVNKFKMFAVANSYMLDMLMGHNYMLTEYTHYLASHPREVLFGLAIIAGTANKYGFSIDKSLEELSEEISKFNQYDDIIALGRRLHFHYHLSLYYLDKGASEQCIQNTLQSLNLSVTINNSSMFAQGVALFELCREQATEGQLNCYKKILEEVRVHERINLCHLSNKFL; from the coding sequence TTGGAACAAGCCATTGTGATTCGTTCAGAAATACGAAAGTGTATGCAGGAAAAAGGCTTTACGCTAGGCGGTTTCTCGAAAGCAACAGAAATAAGGGGTAGCTACCTTAGTTTATTGCTCAATCATGATCCCCATAAATATCCTCTTCCATTGCGGCATTTTGATAGTATGATCCAGGCTTTAGGAAAACCAGAGGGATGGATGTATGAGTGTTACGTAGAAGAGTGTTTTATTACAGGAAAGCCAGACCGTCGCCGGGTGGAACCTTTTTTGCTGCGTTGTGCAGAGCTTGGGAAAACCGCTTGTATTGAACGAGTATTATCTCGTTTGATAGAGAATCTAAGTCAGATTTCTACGGTGTTTGAAATTGCAGAGAAGGTACACGCAGCAGGAAATCAGCAGGGGGCGGTACCATTCTATGAATGTGTGGCTGAACATGAGAAACACCAGCATTCCGAAACCTTGGCGATTAGCCAGTATCGACTGTTTCGTGCCGCCTTGGGACAAGACTTGCAGAAAAATAGAGATGCAGCCACACGGTTTTTACAGTTTCGAAATCGTTTACCTGTACATTTCCAGTTGGATGGACTATTACAATTGGCAAACACATATTATACATTGAGTGACTGGAAACGAATGGGGGAATGCGCTGACGAGTTAATCGTATTGGCAAAGGTCGTTTATCAGGAGCAGAATCAAAGAAAAGGGAGTAAGCGAGAAAAGACTCCTTTGAATACCGAAAGACATTTGGTTGTGTATTATGGTCAAGGGTACCTATTAAAAGCAACTGAATATGAGAAGCAGGGTTTCTATGAAGACTCTAGAAAATATATTGATGGATATTCTGATTTGTCTTGGTTTAAAGACCTGAATATTATTGGAACAGAAGAAGTGAATAAGTTTAAAATGTTTGCAGTAGCTAATTCGTATATGTTGGATATGCTTATGGGTCATAATTATATGTTAACGGAATATACACATTATTTAGCCTCACATCCTCGTGAAGTTCTATTTGGATTGGCGATTATCGCAGGGACAGCAAATAAATACGGTTTTTCTATAGATAAATCCCTAGAGGAATTATCTGAAGAAATATCAAAGTTCAACCAATATGATGATATTATTGCATTAGGACGAAGATTACATTTTCATTATCATTTATCCCTGTATTATTTAGATAAAGGTGCGTCAGAACAGTGTATTCAAAATACTTTACAGAGTCTCAATTTATCAGTTACTATTAACAACAGTAGTATGTTTGCTCAGGGAGTTGCTTTGTTTGAATTATGCAGAGAACAAGCTACAGAAGGCCAACTAAACTGTTACAAAAAAATTTTGGAGGAGGTAAGAGTACATGAGAGGATTAATCTCTGCCATCTTAGTAATAAGTTTCTTTAG
- a CDS encoding winged helix-turn-helix domain-containing protein: MCTCHFFSGIPPSVITPELKPGIRRDYTYCGNAGEQAARRCRYTWKLTLIAAWIQREFGQGYTVRGVRKVLRRLGLASQKQCIPCQSRSAGAGRFSG; the protein is encoded by the coding sequence GTGTGTACCTGTCATTTTTTTTCGGGTATTCCTCCAAGTGTCATTACCCCTGAATTAAAACCTGGTATCCGTCGTGACTACACCTATTGTGGAAATGCTGGTGAGCAAGCGGCCCGCAGATGTAGGTACACCTGGAAACTGACCTTAATCGCCGCTTGGATTCAGCGTGAGTTTGGACAGGGATACACCGTTCGCGGTGTTCGCAAAGTGTTGAGACGACTGGGATTAGCTTCACAAAAGCAATGTATACCCTGCCAAAGCAGATCCGCAGGAGCAGGTCGTTTTTCGGGATGA
- a CDS encoding SPRY domain-containing protein, with amino-acid sequence MNNKMFKKLGSILLALFIGVSVFSLFPTVTKAETTNVTWTNGSTTTTIDREKGETRDRATVGKTNGKWYWEVKVNNVASYVGITGESDKQYQVIYGAGGQIWNNITSPVAVGYNSGFGVGYVIGIALDLDNDKIVWYINGVSRGANSIKPSELEGTQIFPVVLSGTGQKISFEANFGASEFKYPVPEGFLPYQATGGSSTPDPSTKPDPSTKPDPSTKPDPSTTPDPSTKPDPTTTPNPSDTDGTTQPTGDRAILTVTMDNGLDKEFDLSKKELNSFIAWYDAKDAGRGASFFAIDKHNNNKGPFSNRKDYVIFNKILTFEVSEYSTK; translated from the coding sequence ATGAATAATAAAATGTTCAAAAAGCTTGGGAGTATCTTGTTAGCATTATTTATTGGAGTTTCTGTGTTCTCATTATTTCCTACAGTTACAAAAGCTGAGACTACAAACGTAACTTGGACAAATGGATCTACAACAACTACTATTGATCGTGAGAAGGGAGAAACAAGGGACAGAGCGACAGTAGGGAAAACAAATGGGAAATGGTATTGGGAAGTAAAGGTAAACAATGTTGCCTCATACGTAGGAATAACAGGTGAATCGGACAAACAATACCAAGTGATTTATGGAGCTGGTGGTCAAATTTGGAATAACATCACATCACCAGTAGCAGTAGGTTACAATTCTGGTTTTGGAGTTGGTTACGTTATCGGCATTGCATTGGACTTAGATAACGATAAAATTGTTTGGTACATTAATGGGGTCTCACGCGGAGCTAATTCCATTAAACCATCTGAACTAGAGGGGACCCAGATTTTCCCTGTTGTTTTAAGCGGAACTGGCCAGAAAATATCTTTTGAAGCTAATTTTGGAGCAAGTGAGTTTAAGTATCCAGTTCCTGAAGGATTTTTACCTTATCAAGCTACGGGCGGATCTTCCACACCTGACCCATCTACAAAGCCTGATCCATCTACAAAGCCCGATCCATCTACAAAGCCCGATCCATCTACAACACCGGATCCGTCTACTAAACCTGATCCAACTACAACACCGAATCCGTCGGATACAGATGGTACCACCCAGCCTACTGGTGACCGTGCAATTCTGACTGTAACAATGGACAATGGTTTAGATAAAGAATTCGATTTAAGCAAAAAAGAACTGAATTCCTTCATCGCTTGGTATGATGCTAAAGATGCTGGTAGAGGTGCTTCATTCTTTGCCATTGATAAGCACAATAATAACAAGGGTCCATTCAGCAACCGTAAAGACTACGTAATATTCAATAAAATACTTACGTTTGAAGTAAGTGAGTATTCAACTAAATAA
- a CDS encoding discoidin domain-containing protein has translation MQFLKKVSILFGMFLFGALALFHSSMYAASEPGSSEGVTNLIPKMTSNTAPSGEASASSTWSSGHQAYNAFDHTAEGIGWATKDGVPYGWLGYEFEKPVAINTYTLEPRKNYTESGTESPKVWTFEGWDGANWVILDTQKNITDWKQGVKKVFTFNNDTTYKKYRLNITENNGRPYYVTLGEMEMMYDPSIVAPEPAEPSQPTGNRVDCQH, from the coding sequence ATGCAGTTCCTTAAAAAAGTAAGTATCTTGTTTGGAATGTTTTTATTTGGGGCACTTGCGCTTTTTCATTCAAGCATGTATGCAGCGTCTGAGCCTGGGAGTAGTGAAGGGGTAACCAATCTTATACCTAAAATGACTTCTAATACTGCACCGTCAGGCGAAGCAAGCGCAAGCAGCACTTGGAGTTCTGGACATCAGGCCTATAATGCGTTTGATCATACAGCTGAAGGAATTGGATGGGCAACTAAAGATGGGGTACCGTACGGTTGGTTAGGTTATGAATTTGAAAAACCAGTAGCTATAAATACGTACACGTTAGAACCTCGAAAAAATTATACTGAATCGGGTACAGAATCTCCGAAAGTTTGGACTTTTGAGGGATGGGACGGAGCAAATTGGGTTATACTAGATACTCAAAAAAATATTACAGACTGGAAACAAGGAGTCAAGAAAGTTTTCACCTTTAATAATGACACAACATACAAAAAATATCGACTGAATATCACAGAAAATAACGGGCGTCCTTATTATGTGACCTTAGGTGAAATGGAAATGATGTATGATCCTTCAATTGTGGCCCCTGAGCCCGCAGAGCCGTCTCAACCAACAGGCAACCGTGTGGATTGTCAACACTAA